One Gallus gallus isolate bGalGal1 chromosome 11, bGalGal1.mat.broiler.GRCg7b, whole genome shotgun sequence DNA window includes the following coding sequences:
- the SS18L2 gene encoding SS18-like protein 2 isoform X1 — protein sequence MSVVFVPERLRGKAEVNQETLQRVPAYPAQKPHLFSHNCRCDATQRAEDYRVTARTQLRHFIELQKGFSLDCHCEREV from the exons ATGTCGGTGGTGTTCGTGCCGGAACGGCTGCGGGGCAAGGCGGAGGTGAACCAGGAGACGCTGCAGCGG GTACCAGCATATCCTGCACAGAAACCTCATTTATTTAGCCACAATTGCAGATGCGACGCCACCCAGCGCGCAGAAGACTACAGAGTGACTGCACGTACTCAGCTGCGGCACTTTATAGAGTTACAGAAGGGCTTTAGTTTAGATTGCCACTGTGAGAGGGAGGTGTAG
- the SS18L2 gene encoding SS18-like protein 2 isoform X2 — MSVVFVPERLRGKAEVNQETLQRLLEENDQLIRCIVEYQSKGRATDCVQYQHILHRNLIYLATIADATPPSAQKTTE; from the exons ATGTCGGTGGTGTTCGTGCCGGAACGGCTGCGGGGCAAGGCGGAGGTGAACCAGGAGACGCTGCAGCGG ctgctggaggagaacGACCAGCTGATCCGCTGCATCGTGGAGTACCAGAGCAAGGGCCGCGCCACCGACTGCGTGCA GTACCAGCATATCCTGCACAGAAACCTCATTTATTTAGCCACAATTGCAGATGCGACGCCACCCAGCGCGCAGAAGACTACAGAGTGA